The Streptomyces sp. NBC_00236 DNA window AGCTCCCACATCTGCATGACCGTCTGCGGGTCCAGCGCGCGCTCGCCGCCGCCGATGTCCTCGCCCGCGGCGACATAGAGCTTGCCCTGCCACAGCGGCAGCAGCCGGACGTCGTCGACGAGGATCTCCTGGGCCCGCTCGAACTGCTTGCTGACCGCGCCGCGGTCGCTCTCCTTGCGGGACTGGGGCAGCAGCTGGTTCGTGATCTCGTCCTTCACGTAGGGCATGCCGGTGACGCTGTCCTTGCCGACGAACGGGGCGATGAAGTTGTCGGGATCCGGGAAGTCCGGGAACCAGCCGCGCCCGAAGACGGGGTACTGGCCCTTCGTGAAGCCCTCCTGGAAGGTCTTCCAGGGCTTGCTCTTCAGGGTGATCCTGAACAGCCCGGAGGCTTCCAGCTGGCGCTTGAGTTCCGCGAACTCGGGGGCCGTCGACGATCCGTAGCGGTCGGTCGTGAACCAGAACGTCATCGCGACCGGCTCGGTGATGCCGGCCTTGGTGAGGATCCTCTCGGCCTTCTTCCTGTCCGGGTCGCCGAACGTGTCGAAGAAGCTCGTGGTGTGCGCCGCGATGCCCTTGGGGACCATGGAGTAGAGCGGCTCGGCAGTTCCCCGGTAGACCTTGGCCACCAGCGCGTCACGGTCCACGAGCTGGGCTATCGCGCGCCGGACGGCCGGGTTCCCGGCCGCCGGGTCCTCCGGGTTGAAGACCAGGAAGCGGATGTCGGCGCCGACCGACTCGACGATCTGCAGGTCGCTGTCGGCGTCCTTGTTGTCCTCGAGGTTCACGACCTCCTCGGCACCCAGACCGCGGTACGTGGCGTCGATCTCGTCCTTCTTGAGCGCCGCGACCATGGCGCCGGACTCCTTGAAGTACCGGATGGTCACCGCGTCGTTCTTGCGGTCGGCGAAGCCCTTGTAGTCGGGGTTCCGCACCAGCTCGGAACGGTCCCCCGGCTCGTAGTCGTCGAGGAGGTAGGGACCGGACCCGGTGACCTTGCCGTCGTCGCGGATCTTGTGCTTCGAGTACGCGCTGGGCGCCACGAGGGACATGGCCGGCGTGGCCAGCACGAACGGGAAGGTGGCGTCCGGCTTGCTCAGGTGGAAGACGACGACGTCGTCGCCCTTGGTCTCCACCCGGTCGAGCGAGCCGAGCATGCCCACCGGGCCGCCCTTGACCGCGATGGACCTGATCCGGTCGATGGAGTACTTCACGGCCTCGGCGTCGAGCTTGTCACCGTTGGAGAACTTCAGACCCTTGCGGAGCTCGCAGCGGTAGGCGGTGCTGGTGTTGTCGGTGAACCGGCAGTTGTCCGCGGCGTCGGGCTCGGGGCTCGTGCTGCCGGTGGGAAAGCTCACCAGGGTCTGGAACACGTTGCGCATCAGCTCCCAGGAGCCGTCCCAGGCCGCGGCGGGATCAAGGGTCGACGGCGAACTGGTGGTCCCGACCGACAGCTTCTGTTCCACGTCCGAATCGCCGCCGGGGAGCAGACCGCAGCCGGCCAGCAAAGACAGGGAAGCAAGGGCTGCAGCAGCCTGCAGACTGGCCCGGTAGAACACGTGCACGCTCCTCGATCAGCCATGGGTCGGCAGACCATACCGCAGCGCCCCGCCGGGTCAATCCGCTGGCCCGACGGGGCACTTGAGTCAATCAGGGCCAAAACGGCCCAGGCCGTTCTCAGCCCACGCCG harbors:
- a CDS encoding ABC transporter substrate-binding protein, producing the protein MFYRASLQAAAALASLSLLAGCGLLPGGDSDVEQKLSVGTTSSPSTLDPAAAWDGSWELMRNVFQTLVSFPTGSTSPEPDAADNCRFTDNTSTAYRCELRKGLKFSNGDKLDAEAVKYSIDRIRSIAVKGGPVGMLGSLDRVETKGDDVVVFHLSKPDATFPFVLATPAMSLVAPSAYSKHKIRDDGKVTGSGPYLLDDYEPGDRSELVRNPDYKGFADRKNDAVTIRYFKESGAMVAALKKDEIDATYRGLGAEEVVNLEDNKDADSDLQIVESVGADIRFLVFNPEDPAAGNPAVRRAIAQLVDRDALVAKVYRGTAEPLYSMVPKGIAAHTTSFFDTFGDPDRKKAERILTKAGITEPVAMTFWFTTDRYGSSTAPEFAELKRQLEASGLFRITLKSKPWKTFQEGFTKGQYPVFGRGWFPDFPDPDNFIAPFVGKDSVTGMPYVKDEITNQLLPQSRKESDRGAVSKQFERAQEILVDDVRLLPLWQGKLYVAAGEDIGGGERALDPQTVMQMWELYRKASW